The Paroedura picta isolate Pp20150507F chromosome 2, Ppicta_v3.0, whole genome shotgun sequence sequence GAACAGCATAACTCTGAGGGGGGAaatttgtagggttttcaaaaggctgtgtggcCCCATGGAAATTTCATGTTGCGgcctccatgtccatgaactacaattcccttaAGGCCCTTCCAGTGGTATGTGCCACAGCGATAGTCAGCTGACcatgcagctgaccatggcctacCAATGAGCaagtagcacaacagaggaattgcccccccccccaacatttgccATCCTAAGTCCATTTTTCAAGTGTATAATTCTTGCAGAAAAACATGAccgtttaaaaaaataatgattcAAAAGGGTCAGCATGATGGCTTCAGGGAAAACCCTTGCATGCATAATAGCTTCAGGAACTGATGCAAATGACACACCAGTCACCAAATTGAAATGATTTCATAAATCCGGCCTCTGCCAAGAACCCTTAGAATGGAGCAGCACTAGCCACTACCCACTCTATCATTCTGCCCAAGAATGGAGTATTGGAGACTGCCCAGAAATTTTTCAAAATAGTAGGGTTCagagacagggtttttttcctctcctAAACAAGTTTAATCACTACCTCCCTGAGCACAGTGACACAATCCCCTCTATCAAGAAAGCATTTACCTGTCCCCTTGCCCACTCAGCAAGTCTATCAGCTAGGAAGGGCAAGGGTTGAGAATACAGATGGTAGGTCtcacctagacccattatgcacgggggttttagcgcgcattcggggtggaatgccagcgactaaaatcaccgataatgcacggtactggtggcaactggctgcagattcaacGTACGCTGCCGGAAAAGTTGCATTAGAGGAACgcgggagaaaccgcagcttccgcggcgaccagggcccaatcagacgcgGTGGCGAAGGCggtgcgtgcataatcggggagttctGGGTCGAGCAccagagccagaatcgaagcggctgcttgaACGatgcggcaggcaggagggcaccaaaggggaCGGGGAGAGAAAGGCGGATGGGGAGCCCATAGGAGAGGGGGACAAGGGGACCACCACAGGTAGCGGGCCGAGCTGCACAGTACCGGCGGGGAACAGAGGGCAGCATGGCCCCATCCAGGGACGGCAGAGGGGCCTGGGCTCCAATCCCCCAACTGCCCCGCCACCCAGTTCCCAACCACAAAAGACAACGGAGGCGAGGGGTGTAAGAAAATATACAAACTTTatagagaataaataaatattaaaagaaacAATACAGAGGAAAAACGGCAACAGGCCAAAACAGGGAAACAGGGAATATGAATGGGGAAGAaccggggaagggaagggaaagacctgGGAACTATACAAGGGGAAGGGCGAAGGGGAAACATACGAAGAGGAAGGCAAACAAACAGGGACACATCCCCCCCCACTGTCCGGCGGCAGGGCAGCGGCAGCCTGTGGGGTGCTCACGTGGCCGAGGAGGATGGGCCGGCAGCTGTCGGGTCCGTCGAAGCATCCGCTGCAAGGGTGGAAGACAGGGATCCCATGAGAGCGATGGCTGTACCAGAGggccctagagggccatgacggcaaggcgctGGAGCACGGCTGGGCcagtggcccgggtccgcacagacgcccgttgccgccatacacatcCTCGTGCTGCTGTAACATCCATGTGGGTGCTCTGGCCTCCACCCACGATGTCCAGGACATCGGAGTGTGGCGGAGGCGACCCGGGAGTATCGGCTGCTgggctcgcagagccgcaaagaaggcaGCCTGGAGCCTCtcaaatttctcccggcactggtGGGGTGTCTGGGAGTATCCGGCGGTCTCCAAgtattcccaccccttcccaccacgcccccgtCGCATCCGGCTCAGAGTCTCGCGAGGGGTCCCGGGATGGCCCCCAACGTTCCCagggaagccggcatcccccaGACACGGCGACGGCGACCAGGAACGCCCATATGCAGCCATGTTGCCCCTGCTGCTCGGCCACCACGCAGAGACCCCATTACTGGCTAGTAACCCAGTGAGAGCGACGTAAAGCGGGTAGAGCAAGCAGGCAGACCATGGCAGTGCGCCGTCCGAGGACCCCCGCCCTGGAGCCTGAGAGTCCCCATGCCCCGGTGGATGACTACCTGACACCCAGCTCGTtggcatcggcaagcaccggtGAGCAGAGCGGATGGGGCCGTAGCTGGAGGAAGCATGAGGTCGTAGCCCTGCTGGACATCTGGGGCACCCTCGAcgtccaggaggccctgcacgtGTCTCACAGGAACCGGGAGGTCTTTGAGTacgtctccagggacctccgggcgcAAGGCTTCGTCCGCAGTGCCTTGGAATGCCAGACTAAGACCAAGGCGCTGTGGCAGGAGTACGTTCGTGTCCGCAACCACAATGACCGCATGGGAGCCGAGCcggccacatgcccgcactaccagAGGCTGGCCGAAATCCTGGGGACGTGGGGCAGCGGGCGGCCACGACGGGTGGCTCGGAGCCTCAGtgatacagtccaaaatagcatttgccttttttaccgctgcatcacaccgcctgctcatgtttagtttacaatccacaagtaccccaaggtctcgttcacacacagtgctacctagaagcgtatcccccatccagtaggcatgcttttcatttttctgacccagatgcagagctttacacttatctttattaaattgcatcttgttctcatttgcccatttttccattgtgttcagatctcgttgaactctgtctctatcttccggagtatttgccagtcctcccaatttggtgtcatctgcaaacttgatgagtagtccctccaccccctcatctagatcattaataaatatgttaaaaagtaccgggccaagcaccgagccctgaggtaccacgctactcacttctctccagtctgatgaaacaccattgacaacaactctttgagtgcggttctctaaccaattccctatccacctgactatctgaaaatccagattgcagtccttaacGTTCGCAATGGCGGCCTGCAGGCAAGACAGCAGGCATTGCCAGCGGGCTTTCAGACGCCCAAATGCCCGTTCCATGACGTTAcgtgcacggcacagacggccattgaagtacgcctccaccacATCTTGCGgggggggcgtagggtttcatgagccaccgccgttgggggtatgccccatctgcAACTATCAGAGCTGGCACGCGGACGCCCTGCATCATGATGGTGGGGTTCCCCAGAACGTAAGCCCCAGTGTCCATGGCAGCGCGCAAGTTGGACTGCTGGAAGACGAAGGCATCATTCCGCTGGCCACCCCAGTCTGCCTCTGCATCGATGAAACAGCCAGTGTGGTCTAccgtcccctggagaatgacggaacagaagcccttccagttcccgtattcgtcgtagcgcctcccgggtgctcggatggggatgtggcagccatcgacggccccgatgcagtggggaaACCCTAGGCACCCGAAGCCATCAATGATCTGTGGGTGACAGGGGGGTTAGGGTATGCTCATACTGCCCCATTCCGCCGCCCGCCCATCTGCCACGCCTTTCGTGCCTACCTCGCTGACCctgtctcccaggcacactaccgtCCAGTAGAGCTCCGCCTCCATCGCCAGACACACCTCCCATATGATCtccctgccgtggcgaccccaacgccGAACTGATGAGCGACGTCCcgatatgtgtcccctgtggccaGGTACCATAGGGCAATGGCAACCCTTTTCTCTACGGGGATGGGCagcctcatgttggtggcttgtctctccagtcgGCTCTGTAGGGCTGTCACgagctcctggaatgtgctccgcgtcatgcggaagttattgatccagtggtcatcactccagctggctgtcacatagttctcccaccagtctcggttGCACCGTTCggcccagcgggccctcgggaaccgCACTGCGGACAGAGCGTGCCACCGGCAGCTGGCAGCTCGCCTCCAGTGAGGCACCCCAACACAGGACCGACCTGCGCCATGCCTCCTTGGCTTGGTGCCGCCTCCGCTGTTGGCGTCATC is a genomic window containing:
- the LOC143830965 gene encoding LOW QUALITY PROTEIN: uncharacterized protein LOC143830965 (The sequence of the model RefSeq protein was modified relative to this genomic sequence to represent the inferred CDS: inserted 1 base in 1 codon; deleted 1 base in 1 codon), with translation MKAAIAMAPPPPPVAATSGHHHRLPLTASGRCHLPLKPRPRPPGKSTDDANSGGGTKPRRHGAGRSCVGVPHWRRAASCRWHALSAVRFPRARWAERCNRDWWENYVTASWSDDHWINNFRMTRSTFQELVTALQSRLERQATNMRLPIPVEKRVAIALWYLATGDTYRDVAHQFGVGVATXREIIWEVCLAMEAELYWTVVCLGDRVSEIIDGFGCLGFPHCIGAVDGCHIPIRAPGRRYDEYGNWKGFCSVILQGTVDHTGCFIDAEADWGGQRNDAFVFQQSNLRAAMDTGAYVLGNPTIMMQGVRVPALIVADGAYPQRRWLMKPYAPPQDVVEAYFNGRLCRARNVMERAFGRLKARWQCLLSCLQAAIANVKDCNLDFQIVRWIGNWLENRTQRVVVNGVSSDWREDFGQPLVVRACGRLGSHAVIVVADTNVLLPQRLGLSLAFQGTADEALRPEVPGDVLKDLPVPVRHVQGLLDVEGAPDVQQGYDLMLPPATAPSALLTGACRCQRAGCQVVIHRGMGTLRLQGGGPRTAHCHGLPACSTRFTSLSLGY